The genome window actactgcaatgctctccttgctggtcttcctgcaaaggctatcaaaccacttcagctggttcagaacgcagcagcatgCCTCGTCTTCCagcagcccaaaagggctcacgtgactccccttttcatctctcttcactggctaccggttgcagcccgtatcagattcaagtcactaatgcttgcctacaggactatcactggatctgcaccggcttacttccactctctcctgcactcctacaccccatcaagatccctgcgttcagtaaaccagcggcggcttgtattgccttcccataagggcagtaaaacgctctcccgctctttctcattcacaactccttcctggtggaacattcttcctatctctgtccgttcaaccacatctctcacaacatttaaaaaactacttaaaacccatctcttctgtagatacttgacaaacaaatgagaaaaaaaaaatgcactaaccctttctctcaacaggtagtggtctagcttttgttgaaaccagtaactttgtattggcacctaatgtattatggctcctgtatgaactatcgcttattgctcctaaactctttgtaagtcgctttggataaaagcgtctgctaaatgtctaaatgtaaatgtaaatgagtttCAAGAAAGAAACATGAGACGAACACTGTACAGAGCTTTGAAGAACAAAAAGGCTCCAGTATTTACATATCAACCAATACAAGGAAAACCTGAAAGGGCCACAGTTCAGTTGGACGTTCACTGTATCTGCAGGACCTCACACCACCAAGAGGTGATGGTGCAGTCAGCAACGGCAATAACTGGTACCACCCCAACTGTGTGTCTGTCCCACACACAGCTTTGGACACCACGGCAGAAGAGTGGAATTGTGTAATCTGCACTAATTAAAATGTACGTTATAGTGGTTTGGAGTTAATCTTATACTGTACTAAATGTTTGAGCTGACATTAAAATGTTCAGGTACTTGGGATGATGTTGCAGAAAAtagaatgagtaaatgtaacATGCAAATGCATTTAGACTTGGTGTGATATTTAATTAGTCATATCTGCATGCATTCAATtctcatttactgtatttttataatctctGTATTATTAAAGTCTTCTCAAGATCATGAATTTATCAAGATCATTTGTGAAGAGCCAGCAGTGTAAAAGGGGGAGAATCAGGACTGACAAGCAACAGGATAATGGTattgtttagtttgttttcGGGTTCCCTCTTACTAATAATCTTTTTAATAGTGATGTTCTGTATTGTTTCTTCCTCATAGTTGCAGCCAGTTACCCACCCCTGAACATAAACAGGAATGTATTTGCCATTTTGGTCGACTTTCAAGCTGCAATTGGATCATAAccacatttatatattgttatactttatttatttacagcttCCTCTTGCAGTTCTTGCATTCAGCACCCTTGCCTTTAATGTAGGTATTTCAACAGCATTGTATGCCTGGAAAGCTTCAGAAGAGAGGCTCCCTTACGTTGGTTGGACAGTACGTTTTATTACAGTCTAATTAACTATTCTGTcttttgtgacatcatcatagATGGGTGCTCACTCCTAACAGATTTGTTTCTTACACaatttataaatgacatttGTTAGTACAGTATAGTACTTTAAAGTCAATTGGTTGTGAATATGGTCAGCAAATTTTTATACATGATGCCTTAACTGTGACACCCTATACAAAGACTGTGGTGTAGGCTACACAGGGAGTGGGAAAAGAGGTGTGCTGCCGGGGTTTTACTCCTTCAATGTCTTTGAAGGATACTGTGGAAGGGACTACTTCTTTGAAGCAAGTCAAATTTTTCCagcatttcttcatttttttacattagatattagtttatattagatattagtttttgttttaattactgtagtagagtaggcggggcgagaccgtggttcgagtccggtgagtaactgtgaattagcgccagctgtgcgcacaccgggctcgaatcacgtaggagatgggagcataaaaggaacgagcgaccggaccgtcgaagagagaggaccgggcccgaacttatgttatgtttgtagttatattatgttttgttcgcctgcggtcgtccgtgaggggccgccggctgttatattactttattaaatgtttaaatgtttgccggttcccgcctccttccttccattttattgagatttgttacagtggtgccgaaacccggaaggaaggagagacatgctgtcggagagtcctcgccgccgagtggcctcgcggtgccggagagttcgggcagcgcggacgaagggcgtccgccagtggctgcccgaagcggtggctctgggaaacggaagtgcacagtgcggccaccgtcaaaacttcggtggaacggcgacctttgctgccgcgcccctgggtcgaggtggggtggctttcgtccaagtgggagcgggggggttgccgccgtccgccagaggccggagcctgtgtccgtcccctgaggggaggagcagggggcggaagtgccgggtgagccaccgcctgccagaggcctgagcctgcgtccgtccccccaagggggaggaacaggggatggggaacccgccccgactcccggataaaggaggagccaccgccggccgccagggggcggacggtcgagccgtccaccgaagccccagggccaccgcaaggcaccgcgaaggagagtactccggctggttgaggaacgagcggcagcatgtcggggaaccagatttttttttcctctctcccctctctctttccggtcgctccgagggctcccgtctccgttgtctcgtctctgcataccccccaccccaccccccccgagggagggggagggagcttgcacagtcgcgggggtacccccggcctgtgaggggtgatgggggtatgtagtagagtaggcggggcgagaccgtggttcgagtccggtgagtaactgtgaattagcgccagctgtgcgcacaccgggctcgaatcacgtaggagatgggagcataaaaggaacgagcgaccggaccgtcgaagagagaggaccgggcccgaacttatgttatgtttgtagttatattatgttttgttcaccggcggtcgtccgtgaggggccgccggctgttatattactttattaaatgtttaaatgtttgccggttcccgcctccttccttccattttattgagatttgttacaattaCTCATCAGAATTTTGCGCTTTAAACATTGATTTGTTTCGACTTTGTCAGCAGGCTTGTGGCTACAGAGTCTGGCCAATAGTGATCAAAGCTGTGTCTATTCTCATTCATGCATGTAACGTCAGTAATGTAAATAAAGCCTGTGctattaaaaaatactttaccaGAGCAATCATGTCCTGTTGTTattatgttgtgtttaaaattaaatatttctatACAATGAGAAGATGCCAacaatcaaaatgttttgttcaacAAGCAGAGATGTCTAGTCATCTATACTGCACAGTTCTGGATTATGCTGCGTTTAAAACACCACACCACGGATTTTGATATTTACAAACAGGGGAGCAATGTtcccctccttgaactgccaccttaccgtggtggaggggtttgagtacccgaaagaccctaggagctatgttgtctggggctatatgcccctggtagggtctcccaaagCAAACAGGTTCTAGGCGAtgggtcagaccaagagcggttaAAGAGCCCCATGGTGGTTGGGCCTTCCCCTATGGgctccggccgggctcagcccgaaggagcgacgtggggccaccctcgcgtggacccaccacctacaggagggaccgtaaggggccggtgcaaagtggatcgggtggtagtcgaaggcaggggcctcgacaacccgatccctggacgcaaaatctagctctagggacatggaatgtcacctctctgacggggaaggagccggacaTTGTgtgtgaggttcagagattccgactagagatagtcgggatcacctctacgcacagcttgggctctggaaccacactcctcgagggaggatggactcttcactactctggagttgcccagggtgagaggcggcgggctggtgtgggtttgcttatagcctcCCAGCTTAGCCGCCATGtattggagtttaccccggtgaacgagagggtcgcttccctgcgccttcgggtcggggataggtctctcactgtcgtgtgtGCCTACGGGCCAAATGGCAgcgtagagtacccggccttcttggagactctgggaggggtgctggaaagtgccccgactggggactccgtcgttctgctgggggccttcaacgcccacgtgggcaacgacagtgacacctggaggggcgtttGGCCGAAttgcctgtcagagagatcttcaacttccacctccggcagagcttcgaccagatcccgagggagtctggagatattgagtccgagtggaccatgttctccacctccattgtcaatgcagccactcggagctgtagctataaggtctccggtgcctgtcgaggcggcaatccccgaacccggtggtggacaccggaagtaagggatgccgttaagctgaagaaggagtcctatcgggcctggttggcttgtgggactccagaggcagctgacaggtaccgacaggccaagcggactgcagcccgggtggttggggaggcaaaaactcgggcctgggaggagttctatcatggagaaagactatcggtcggcctcgaagagattctggcaaaccgtccggcgcctcaggagggggaagcagtgccctaccaatgctgtttacagtggaggggggcagctgttgacctcgaccggggatatcatcgggcggtggaaggaacacttcgaggatctcctcaatcctgccgtcacgtcttccattgaggaagcagaggccgagggctcggaggcggactcgcccatcacgcgggatgaagtcaccgaggtagtcaagaaactcctcggtggcagggcacccggggtggatgagatccgtcctgagtacctcaagtctctggatgttgtggggctgtcttggctgacacgcctctgcagcatctcGTGgtggtcggggacagtgcccttggactggcagtccggggtggtggtccctctttttaagaagggggaccggagggtgtgctccaactatcggggatcacacttcccagcctccccgggaaagtttatgccagggtactggagaggagaatccggccgatggtagaaccccggattcaggaggaacagtgtggtttccgtcccggtcgtggaacactggaccagctatataccctctccagggtgctggagggttcatgggagtttgcccaaccaatccacatgtgttttgtgtatttggagaaggcattcgactgtgtccctcgcggcatcttgtggagggtgctccaggagtatgggattcgggaccctttgctaagggccatccagtccctgtacgaccggagcaggagcttggttcgcattgccggcagtaagtcacaCTTGTTCCcagtgcatgttggactccggcagggctgccctttgtcgccggttctgttcataatttttatggacagaatttcagAATTTGctggagggcgtcgggtttggggaccacacgatttcatctctgctctttgcggatgatgtcatcgtgctggccccatcagaccaggacctccagcatgcactgggacggtttgcagccgagtgtgaagcagctgggatgagaatcagcacctccaaatctgaggccatggttctcagtcggaaaagggtggcttgctcacttcaggtaggtggagagttcctgcctcaagtggaggagttcaagtatctgggggtcttgttcacgagtgagggaaggatggaacgggagattgacagacggatcggggcagcttttgcagtaatgcagtcgctgtaccggtctgtcgtggggaagaaggagctgagccgcaaggcgaagctctcgatttaccggtcaatctacgttcctactctcacctatggacaagatcccggatacaggcggccgaaatgagctttctccgcagggtggccgggtgatcccttagagatagggtgagaagctcggtcactcgggaggagctcagagtagatccgctgctcctccacatcgagaggggccagctgaggtggctcgggcgtCTTTTCCGGATttcccctggacgccttcccgggaaggtgttccgggcatgtcccaccgggagaagaccccgggtgagacctaggacacgctggagggacaatgtctcccggctggcctgggaacgcctcggtgccccccggaagagctggaggaagtgtctagggagagggaaatctgggcatccctgcttagactgctgcccccgcgacccggccccggataagcggaagcagatggatggatggatggatggatggatggaagtaatGTCAGGATTTAGAAACAATTAGTATCAAGTATttagtaaaattaaaacattaatgttattaatCATTTGGTAGTATAAATCATTGCAagaattattaaacattaaaagagcGTCGTTCCACAAATTATTTACGAGTTGAGGTGGGACACAACATAAATCCGAGATGAATGTTTAACAGTTTCTTTGAGTATGCCgtaaaaatatgtgaattaTACAAGTAATACACTtcgattaataaaaataatgataattaacTTAACGTTATATACCAAATGTCTTCGGACACAATAGTTTGCACGGCGAATTGTTGCACACTTTCATAGATTTAATGACAAAACTCTACAAGAAATATTGAACTGGAGGTGTCAGAGACttataaatactttatataaaatGCTTCTCTCTCTCGATTTCACGTATAAGTCCTTAAACCCATGCATCGCAAGTTGTTTGGTGattaagacaaaataaaatagtttacgAGAAAAACgcaaaagaaatacaatacattgAAGATATGGCTGATTGCAGAACAGCAGTCAGCCTATTAGCGACGCTAGGGTCTGGATATCAGTTTTGATATAACtgacatgcattttaaaattacaACAGTTATTGTGCCACATGGGAAGGAAGTTGTGGGCTGTGAAAGAGCCACAAACTATTGTCAAAGTGGTCCTAACTAGGCACTAACCCCAGGCGCCTACAGACAGACATTTAGGCTAGGAATGATacccatgacctttgcgctGCCAACACAATGGCTGCATCTAAATCGCTTTAATCCTATAGCAGGCGAAAATTAGCATGGGTCATGAATAGTACGTACAAAACCTCAATATGCAAAAACAGTCAGAACGAAATACACAGATGATCTTtaccaggggttttcaaactggggggCCTCCAGAGGGTTTCAAGGGGCCCCAGAAAATTTCTATGAAAAAGGGCTAAAGCAAAAATAGTATAAGTCTTCTTAACGTTATTATAGTTTCATTACTAATGAAGTGTTGATCTCTTTCTTGCTTCATGCATAGTTTTAAGATTTGTATCTTTAGTGAGTTATTCTCCCCATAGTTCCTTTTTTCGCACTAAAAGTGAAAGTTGCTGAAGTACATATACAGtacttttaaattgaatttgaatCCATCCAACAAATGTagcaaattgttttaatttagaaacaacatgttttctttataatatcATATTTACAATTTATCTGATGAAgttcaaatgtttctttatacaTAAAATTAAAGAAGCATATTCAGAAAGGGGGTCCCTCGCAATAGGTTCATCTTTTTGGGGGATCCttggcatcataaagtttgaaaacccctggtcTTTAACCCCTGGTAAATTAACAATAGTGGAAAACTGTTAGGATGACTCTTTAAGTGTTATAGATCAGTATATTTCTTGTGGTTAAATTGTGCTGTATAAATACACATTACatattacatttacgcatttggcagacgctttatccaaagcgacttacattgcattatcctatacatttgttttttaagtatgtgcagtcccctgggatcgaacccacgacctgaGCGTTGTTAGCGTCATGCTTACCGAAACACCAAATTACATTATTTCCAGTTATGTCATAACTCCAAGAGTATATGGCTCACGTGACatgtccgaaatgtattcaATCTGCACCCCTATATACTATAGAATGTCTTGTTTTAACGTTCGATAGATAGGTAGCCTACTAAATCTGATTCAGTACTGTCACAGTATTTGATTTTGGACACAGCCAATGCTATATCGTtggagctacaggaacacaagATACCCAAGATGGAGGACAGGCATACATtatttttaacagaataaaTGTGATGTGTGGCCCAGTGCAGATGTGTCTTTCATCACTTCTTCTTCAACACTTCAAAAATTGCCTGCAACTCAAAAATTCACTAAATCCTGTCTTTCCTGGCTGGCAAATCCAACATGTGCTGGAGTTTGTTTACACGTGTATAGATTATCATGGTTTACAGGAAACATAAAACCATTTTTGAATGTGATCTTCTGGTCCAAATGACCATTCTCCCGTCAACAGACACAAATTTCTTCTAACTGACATTCAAATGCCAGAAAGTAAAGGAATCAATCAAATGTTATAGCCCCCAGTAGAGATCTTACTAACTCAGATTCACAGAACAGTGACCTCTATGTGTAAGACATCTGTACCATTACTAGCTTCTGAGGAGACACTAGGCTGTTCATTTCCACCAAAACACGTCTGACGAACGTAATCCTGTCCTGGATGTACGGAAACAAGTCCTGGTTTCCCTGTTAACATGGATGGACCATGAATCCCAGTCATAGCAACCTGCTGGAAAAACTCCATGGTGGTGTAATCGCTCATGAAAACCACAGCAGGCTTGACAGGAGCTGTTACACTGAAGTCAGTTTGAGATTTAAAAAGATCTTCAGAGTCTTTGTTTTCATTGTCCACTAAAGCACTCAAAGcagagttttcagtttcagcaGATTCCTCATTGGGTAAGGATGTTGAGCTGTCTGTTGTCTCCTCCAACGTGGATGTGCTGCATTCATTTTCACTGAGGAAGACGGTGGGTTTAACACAGGCTTCAGGTGTCAGAGAGGTGATGAGAGGAGATGCCTCCTTCCTGCTCTCTACAACACACACTGTGCTCGAGTCACACGCCTCACTTTCCTCCAACTTCTGTCTGTTGAGAGGCTCAAGGATATCCtgataatgataaaaagcacAAGGTGGCCAAAGGTTACCCTTGCCTTTACTGtggatttatttaacaaaacgaACAACCAATTAACATCAACTGATTAGCTTTTATTTCACGATtccatttgtgaccctggatcacaaaacttgtcttaagtagcacaggattttttttagtaaaagccaaaaatacattgtatgggtcaaattatGGATTTTTGagttccataaagatattttgttaatttggATGGCCTGCTAtagcgcctctgatggacaactttaaaggcgtttttctcaatgtttcgatttttttgcaccctcagattccagagttaaAAACGTCTGTATCCCCGACATgtattgtcctatccttaatctcatacatcaatagaaagctcaattattcagttttcagatgatgtaaaaatctcaattacCCATAAATCACATTTCAGTATGAGGTTGTTTGGTCATTTGGTCAGAACATATAAAAGTATTACTGTGTGTTTTGGAGATTGTACAGTAGAACAATGAGCTAAGGATGATATTCAAGAATCATTTTTGGCTTAATGGTTCCATTAAGAACCTTTCAGATCAAATAATAAACTAGTAAAGAAGAAatttaagaacctttgacttTAAACCAACAATTGTATCACTGATGGCATCACTTTGAATAAACATGTAATTtgatacacaaaaatgtaatacaattgggttttgaatttaaaaaaatctaattgggTTCCTATATAATGCATACCAATTCGTGGCCAATTTCGATTTTCTGAACTGCATTGCTGTTCCCAGGGTTTGGTATACTCGGCCAAATTAGCTTCTTGGctctgaaaataataataataacatacaataaatacaatgtgCACATTAAGTGGGAAAAAATGCACAGATTTGTTGGTAAGTAAGTGTCCTTATAGATCATAGGAGTGCGTATGTGTCTACCTTTGCATAAATCGACAGCTGATGTGAAAAGCTAGTAAAAAGATGATTATTCCCACGATGACTGCGGCTATAATGCTGCTCAAGCCTGTGaattctttataaaaataacaaatgcagTCAGAGATGTTTAACTATTTAAGACTTCTCAATCTCAAACAAATAtcattgctgtccttctgaagcCTCATGTGTCCAAATTCGCATTACTTTTTATGTGatgaaatactgtgttgtccAATTTGACAAACTTTTAATTTGTTAGATATTCACAAAACCCAGTAATAAAAATAAGGAttgacttataataatgatttatggcaaaagaaaaatatggaAAATACAAAAGATACAAGGGTTATTACCCAGTGGGTTTGTAACAAATGGTTTGGGATCGCTGCGTTCGCCTTCACCAGCCGCAGTAAATGCAGACAGTTGTACACGGTATGCACTGTTGCTTTTCAGATTCTGCAGCTCATAGCTGTTCAGACTGGGATCCACTTTGTAGGCTGCATAAAATACAAGTAAGAGTTTGTGTGACAATCACCGCCTCTACCCATAATTCAAACTGTCAATATTTGTTTACAGTATATTGGGACTAACATCATCATGTACTACACCCTGTCTACAACAAATGTCTGGTGGGTGTTAGCAGAAGTAAGTCACACTTGCTCTGCAATGGCAGAATATGTAAAGCAGACCTACAGTGGTGTCACAAACGCCCAaatttattcacatttcatgACCATTAATCTGCTAAAATTTGTAAAAAGAATTTCCATGAATTGaagttttgttcatttataaaataatctgACATGTTCAACTAGAAACTTTACTTGAATAGAATAGAATCACTGTTTATAacatcttgttaaaaaacgctataaaataacagtcacgaaaatgtttttcattcagtttcttgtaaatttgcggtcttttactgttatttgacatttttattttgaaaatgacaaCAATAGTAATAACAAATAAACTCTTACTATGGATTTAAATGGCAGTAGCATACCAGAATTTACACTTACATGCTTCAGTGTTGTCCTCTGTGTAGTAGATTATGTAGCCTAGCAAAAATCCACGCAAGTCCTCCTCAGACACAGGGCTCCACGTGATCACTGAGGTATGCTGGGTAATGTTCAGAATGCTCACATTTCCAGGAGCACTGATAGGACCTGGAGCAGAAACACAGCAGTCCTTCTTTAAGCCTTATATTATGTGAGACAAATCTCCATTACTTTTTGCAGTTTTCAGCTATTCTTGTAGCTACTCAATATTTCTTCTTTATCTTTTGCTGGGTGAATATTGGAATAGATATAATGGCGTAAGTATAATTGTGTGCATAAGAGTGTTGTAAAACACAATGTGGTAAAGGAAACCATCTTctcaaattaaattacagtcactttttaaaatatatagatCACAGAAGAGACTACTGTTAACATTTGTCTACTTCTTTTTATACAGAGGTCACCCTTGTactgaaatgaaatgtgaaaaggTGGAAATGATGTCAGCATCAAAGAGGAACTACAGAAAGATTTTGTTAGTGTAGCCTAAAACTGAAAAGTCAGCAATGCTTTTGTAATGTTCTGCACAAAACATGAATGCGAAGATCAGGATCTATATGCAGAATAAAGCTGGGAATCATTGATAGGGATCAATAGTAATCAAGCAGACACACAGgagaaacacaaagacagaagaTGGACAGGGACGACTACATAATACATAAaccatacaaaatatattattgacaGATGAATCCAATAAATTCAGAGTACATGACAATATATGGTCATAACTACTGTTTGTTCTTTGTACACTTCCTggtttataattttaataaaatgaaatgttttttttaatgaaatagcgATGCAGCACTACATGGTGTCATTGCAAGAGACaaatagtgtattttttttacttctggtTACTGGTTATGGGGACATGACATCATTAAAAGGTGTGCTTCTTCAGTTAATAAGAAGAGACATTACAATGTACAATTGTACATTTCTCTGAACCAAAATATAACACCGTACTAGTAGTTTTTGTGAAAATCCTGCATAGTGCACCTTTAACGTAAACCGTACATGTCCAGTTAGACCAGCATCAAACCAAACTGGACAAGCAAAGAATTTCACAAATTGTTAATTTGAGTTAAATGAATGTTTGCACTGACTTCCTTCAGTGAGGTACGCTTGCGATGTTCCATAGGTCAGTTCACTGTCATTGACATTCTTCATGTTACAGGTATCATTGTATTGTCTGGTGTGCAGAATGAAGTTGTATCTCGTATAGGGCTGAAAAACTTCAGtacaaaaaaagaatgaaaaattataatgtGTAGTAGTTGAAAGCATAGGTGGGATTCctgaaggaacagttcacccaaaacaagCACATGCATTATCGCCTTTTACTCCACCAAAAGATGCGGTTTGGTTTTTGTGTATAATGTTAAAAGGTCGAAACTAAACGAGGAAGCACAcacatctttgggtgaactgttccttcaatTCTATAAATACAATAGGTAACTACAGTAGATATACAGTTCATATATGGGCATATGAAAAAGGACAACATAAAATAGCACTAGGCTACTTGATAAAATAATAGGAACATTACTGCTCTCAGTTATCTTCGTAATCTCTTTGTGTGTCTTCTGTGTGTCTGCATAAAAAGGTCTGAAAGCTGGTATATTTCCTCTTTCCCACCACTCCACAGAGAAACACACTGTTGAAATAGAGCTGCTCCACCACAGACTGAAACTGTTGTTACTGGTTATACTGACATTGAATGGCCTAAACcaatctgaaaacaaaacaacaaggaAATGCTGTAACTTTACCGTACAGATACAGTAACATTATCGCAGCCTTCACTGGATTCCAAATCTATACATTTGCAAAACTGCAGTAACTTGAGCGTGTAAAAAAATACCcgtaaaaatactgtaatattCCAGCAGCTGGGAAGCCAGagaaacataaaattacatttctgtacggtaaaactatatattttttatgttactttACACCCAACCTGTACATTTTCagtctatttttgtttttaatgcatttcaatAACATGTGAAAATCCTATCAAATAAGAGTAAAATAGCAGTTGTTTTGCAGCAGTTTTATACTCATAGTATGGAACTTAGTAACCATACCTGTCGAAACATCCATGTTCTCTATAATTATAGTTGCAGCAGGGGACGATCCAGCGCTGTTGAGACCTCTGACACTGACGTTGTAGGCAGAATAAGATAGGAACAGGGTGAGGGATGAATCATTGGTTGTAAAGTTGCTGCACTCTCCTGTTAATTTTATCACTGTCACGTTGTAGTAAGTTACAGCCTCACTGTTTGCAtgctgaa of Triplophysa dalaica isolate WHDGS20190420 chromosome 4, ASM1584641v1, whole genome shotgun sequence contains these proteins:
- the LOC130419483 gene encoding interleukin-31 receptor subunit alpha isoform X1, whose product is MRERYAALYLTLGFVSLCTAVGEASKGPFDCNTMYSYFPNCNFTEVIGVGDFTCVIKINYPYYICEWKPERDVLTSYKICIKQRYCRCADVHPKNRISDPNNFRLINTTTMSAFLFGSEDQRNCTYRRFSGVLSQMTLCGPPSKVTFKRSSGQMSVQVDWADDSKYIKQFLIKYREFNSTFWREQLSINNRECSIWNLTSSLSYEMQVQCIPNKECSQCPFGELIRLPCEITEAPSVQHEIQDLVQNPLISAGQRKVILEWKHANSEAVTYYNVTVIKLTGECSNFTTNDSSLTLFLSYSAYNVSVRGLNSAGSSPAATIIIENMDVSTDWFRPFNVSITSNNSFSLWWSSSISTVCFSVEWWERGNIPAFRPFYADTQKTHKEITKITESIFQPYTRYNFILHTRQYNDTCNMKNVNDSELTYGTSQAYLTEGSPISAPGNVSILNITQHTSVITWSPVSEEDLRGFLLGYIIYYTEDNTEASYKVDPSLNSYELQNLKSNSAYRVQLSAFTAAGEGERSDPKPFVTNPLEFTGLSSIIAAVIVGIIIFLLAFHISCRFMQRAKKLIWPSIPNPGNSNAVQKIEIGHELDILEPLNRQKLEESEACDSSTVCVVESRKEASPLITSLTPEACVKPTVFLSENECSTSTLEETTDSSTSLPNEESAETENSALSALVDNENKDSEDLFKSQTDFSVTAPVKPAVVFMSDYTTMEFFQQVAMTGIHGPSMLTGKPGLVSVHPGQDYVRQTCFGGNEQPSVSSEASNGTDVLHIEVTVL
- the LOC130419483 gene encoding interleukin-31 receptor subunit alpha isoform X2, which gives rise to MSAFLFGSEDQRNCTYRRFSGVLSQMTLCGPPSKVTFKRSSGQMSVQVDWADDSKYIKQFLIKYREFNSTFWREQLSINNRECSIWNLTSSLSYEMQVQCIPNKECSQCPFGELIRLPCEITEAPSVQHEIQDLVQNPLISAGQRKVILEWKHANSEAVTYYNVTVIKLTGECSNFTTNDSSLTLFLSYSAYNVSVRGLNSAGSSPAATIIIENMDVSTDWFRPFNVSITSNNSFSLWWSSSISTVCFSVEWWERGNIPAFRPFYADTQKTHKEITKITESIFQPYTRYNFILHTRQYNDTCNMKNVNDSELTYGTSQAYLTEGSPISAPGNVSILNITQHTSVITWSPVSEEDLRGFLLGYIIYYTEDNTEASYKVDPSLNSYELQNLKSNSAYRVQLSAFTAAGEGERSDPKPFVTNPLEFTGLSSIIAAVIVGIIIFLLAFHISCRFMQRAKKLIWPSIPNPGNSNAVQKIEIGHELDILEPLNRQKLEESEACDSSTVCVVESRKEASPLITSLTPEACVKPTVFLSENECSTSTLEETTDSSTSLPNEESAETENSALSALVDNENKDSEDLFKSQTDFSVTAPVKPAVVFMSDYTTMEFFQQVAMTGIHGPSMLTGKPGLVSVHPGQDYVRQTCFGGNEQPSVSSEASNGTDVLHIEVTVL